The sequence below is a genomic window from Wyeomyia smithii strain HCP4-BCI-WySm-NY-G18 chromosome 1, ASM2978416v1, whole genome shotgun sequence.
TTTTGTATTGCAATATGACAAATCCCGATAACATTCGAATAAACAACTTTCTTCTACTCGTAAGACAGTAATTAATGCCGTTAAAACACCCGAAGAGATTTTTCATTACCATCTTCCATCATTAATTGAAATACCATTAGGCAGACTAATCTCATGgatgaaatcaaaatggcaATCGTTCGAACACAAACACAGATGCACCTCCACTTATGAGACAACGATTGCGAGCAGCTAACTAGTTACTGCCTACACATCGTTTACTGTCGTCGTTGCTTTGATGAAACAATCGGCGGAGCTGAAAGGCTATACGCTGCTTCCGCCGAACGGGGATTTAATTTTCAACACTATGTGTAGGCACTATCTTGGaacttataaaatatatatcatAGATTCTAAACATCTCCCTAGTGCATCCATTCTAATAGACTCAAGGCATGTAACACCACCCTAACTGGTAACGCCAGCGGAGCCAAGCAGATGAGAGATCGCAATGAATTGCTAATGAATGTGCGCTACTTGTGGCACACTGTCGCAATAAGTAAAGTCACTTAGCCGCCTTGATGGTTGGTCGCTTGCGGTTCCAATGCAGAGTCGCACTGTGAGTACATATTGCAAACGGAAGAACAGATATGCGGAACGGAAAACACAAGTGGAATCGCCTAGCCTAGACCAGCAAAGGAACTAGCAAATTAAGAGCAATTTACTTGGAATGCAAATGCTGGCCAATGCCAGTTGAAAGAGGAAAAAACGGCTGCTTCCTCAGTGGACGCTCAGTATTGCGTCGGGATTCACAAATCTATACCCTGGCTGATAAATTTGTTACATAGTATCGTTTGTTGGTGCTTGGATTGATCGATATTCTGGATTTGGTTGGGTATCGGCTCTGTTATTGTCAGGTTTGTCCTATTATCTTCCAGGGGGTATAATTTCTACCACACTACCCCCCTGACGATAAGAGAACAAACCTGACggtaatagagccgataccctacctACTTAACTAAGAGACTTTGATTCAAAGGCGCCTTGAATAATTTTCGACAATTTCAAAGCCTAATCTATTGATATAGGGCAACTAGGGTATTGGTAattatcaacaacaagaaacaATGCATTTATGTctatcattaaaaaaatattttcggtttcTTCCAACATTAGAGGTAATAAAACATTTATATAAGATTATCAAATGTTGTTGAATATTTAGACAATTATTGCGATTGGACATGAATCTTCCATCTACTAAAATGATACAAATACCTATGTGTGTAAAATTCGAAACACAAAATTTAATTTCCATCTAAAAGATTGATGTTTCAATTAATCTGCAAAAATAACCTTGATAACAAATAATATGACGGACAAAGAACTGTTCTGCATTCATCATCAATACTAATAAAATCTGCAGCATATTTTAGGTAGGTATGCAAAATAGCTTGCGATATCTGGTTCGACCGGACGCTCGTGTATCGGAACCCAAATAGTTTGCCTACATACTTCTTTGAACAAACTATGCCACAGCCGAATGATTGTGTAAATTTGCAGCCGATACggtgaattttattttatcaaaaattaaataaaaaacgaTTCAACATTTTTGTAACATTAAGCATTGAAATGCTATTGACCTTATCTGCGACATACTCGTGTCTGCTAGGCGATTAGATAAAACAAACCCGATAAACCAACAAAGTTTCCCAATTCTTACTGCCTGTCGTCAACGCCTTAGCTTAGTGGTTGAATTACGCAATCACTTAGCGAACAGATTAGAACGAATTTATTTAACTGGAACTTACCCTTTATCAGTGGTTCGGAAACCAGTGTCATCTCCTCCTGTGGAATCATGCTCATCAGACGGGCAATATCGGTGGCCAGCATTTGGTCGACCACCTCCAGCAGCGGAATTCTCAGAGAGTGAAACTTGGAAAAGTCCTGGTTGGCAAGAACCTCTTGCATTTTCTTGAGATCGGGAAAATCACCGGGAGAAATCTGGTGCTCCTTCTGTATACGATCGTAAACTTGACCGAGATTTTTGATTAGGTCCTTCTTCTTGCTGTCTTTACCAAACACCGAAGGCATGTCCTTGCGCAGCTCCGCAATAATGAAGGCATGTACTTTGGCGAGCCGGGCTCGcttgataagatcattcaattTTCGAAGGGCGGCATTCTTCGGAAGTGACTGCAAATCGCGGAACAAATCCTGTTCTTCATCTTCGAATAACCGTCGATTAACGTCATAGCGAAGCGGTTGATCCCAAAATGATCCAATGTAAACCCGAGCAACCTCCGGAGTTTGCAGTACTTTGCCCAGAGACCACATAAGAGCACCATAGACGCGCATCAGCTGCTGATGGTCAATCATGTCAGCTTTGTTTAGTACTATTCGTATTTTATCATCGTGGCCACGTAGTGCCTCAATTGAACGTCGAAACTCATCCGATATGTCCAACTTGTGGGCATCGAATAGCAAAATAATCCTATCCACTCGCTCGGCAAACCATTCGAGGACACCGGTGAAGTCATAGCCTCGGTCGACTCGTTGCTTCTCGCCTGACAAAATACCAGGCGTATCGACGATCGAAATGGCCCGTAACACTGGCGAAGGCACCGATGAGCACTGGAACCTGTTGAGGAATGCATTGCCGTATTTGCTCAGCGGACGGAACTGCTTCTTCGGATCAACGACCAGCGCATTTCCGGGTACAATTCCTTCCTTTTCATCGTACATTACCGCGATGAAACGATCAGTGGTCGGTTCTGGTCCGATCCGGATTCCAGGGAAATCCCGTTCTAGCAAATAACGAATAAAAGTTGTCTTGCCGGTCGAATATTGGCCCACCAGCAATATCAtcggttttgcatcaaaatccGGATCCTCCAGCTTAGGCGAGTGAAAATCGTGAAAGTTGTAATGTTCCTCCAGTGGAAGCAGTTTGCTTCTGTAGATTTTCTTCAGCTCCCCGAGCACATTCTCGACCACCTCTTCCGCTTTGGGTTCCCGTTTAAGCCAACTGAACATTTTCACTCTTGTGTTACTTTACCCGCACTCTGCTTTAATTTTTCTTCCGCTCTATATACTTGCACAATCGCACTCGAATGACCAAGAGGCAAAAAAAGGAATTAGTCACTCGCGAGCCAATCGGGGGCGGATTTTCTCAAGGGCGAACACGGCACGACACACGCAGGCTACCAGCACTAGCCAACCTGGTTCACTTTTCCGGCtatgaaaattcgtaccaaaTGCAACGAAATGGGAGCGTTTTCGCGACCAGCAATTCTAATGTTAATCGCAACTGTGCGATAAGTGAGAAGTTGAAGATCAAGCTGAGAAAACTCGCGACCGTACCCCGTCTTCCAGCTGGCAATTTCTCTGATCACTGAGCTTAGTTAGCCAAGTCACTCTGTAGATCTCTCGACCGCCGTGTGAATACGACCGTACGAACCAAAAAGAGGAGAGGCGAAAATGACACATCACAAGACTTTTGCATTCTTCCTTTCGTGTTGTTCTTCTTATCAGCACGTATGCAGAGACGTCAAAATGACGTTCAGTTATGTCGAATTTGTTTTATCGACGGCGGTGCTATACCGTTTCGTACTGCACCTTGTAGTTAAAAACGAATGTTTTTAGTGTAGCATCATTAGTGATCAGGGTGATTAGTGTGACAACAGCGTTTGAGTGCTACACTTTTTCAAGCGGTGTAGTAAAAGAGTGTATTTCTTGTGTAGCCACATCGCAAAAACCAATTCGACTTTAGTACGAGGGATCTGGGCGATCTGAGAAATTTGAATCATTGGTAACCATTgggagaaatatttcaaacgtATACAAGTGTGAAAACCGGTTTTAAACTGATAATCTTAGGAACCAtttaaatattacataacgcggaatttggcaattttcaatacccacccacccccacgtaacgcaattttacatgtttgtcacacgcaatgtaacgcttcgctgattaccccccacccctgagcgcgttatgtattatttgaatgatccttTATCGATAACCGAAAAAAAGTGGCGCTAATCGATAAACGCTAATTTAATGCCTTTTTCCATCAACAATTCAcagtttatgtattttttttattgcttcctTGCCAATTAGGTGAAACAGCGGCCAAATTTTTAGTCATGCTAAACTAAAATAACATGCCAACTTAAATTAGCGTTGCTTTTTAACGAATTTTCATATAAATAGAGCAACCATCGCAGATGAATGTATTCGACATTCTAAATTATTTGTTTCCAGAATAACCAAATCCATCATATacgtatatttatttatttcgtcgaaCAACAACGTCACCTAAACTTCGAAATTTTTAAACCCGGCCGTGAGAtgaccccagacgccattttgaatttcaggaTGGTGGTTTCTGGGAACCGgttgggcagtgcgtaccagcagtacacccgtactagttagcaCAAAATAGACCCAAGTGTGGTCCAAAGTAGAATGCCCAAccactcctatccctacctccacgtggtaccgattGGGATActagcaaccaagggaagatcaatgagccggtgggaacttggtcgtatgcagACAGGCAAGATGGAGCTATTCTCTTAGGAGGGTAGCCTGCCTGAGCCATgttctgatccggagcggactgccgaattatgaaatgcggcgtctccttagctacacccaagacggcagcctcgtcgcgagactaggcatccgcagccttagtaaggcagcatgccgatatattgaaatactacgaacaatctagAATTGGATacaaaccggaacaatcggcaacgacctaggtGACGAAATAAGAACGACGATTGAGGTCTCGATACATGGACCTGTAGATCACTGAACGTCCCGGGAGGCGACCGGATTTTGCTGTATCAGCTAGAACCCTGCCACTGCGACATCGTTGCGTTCCAGGAGCTTTGCAGAAAAGGAGAGATGGTACGGagaatttgtggccgcagggcacagtactactagagcggcggcacaaccaatgatctgggtaccggctttataatGCTGGATAGGATGCAGAGTCGtatgatcaagtggcaggcgagtGGCAAGCTGGttttgtttgttgagaataaaaggtcGGTtatacaactacactatcctcaatgtgcactgctcTCAAGAatgaagacccgatgtagagaaagaagcgttctacacacagctggagaaactctacgatagctgctcgcgtaaagatatcaagatcgtcatcggggatacgTAAATCACGCGCGATATCGCCGAACCCCGGGAGCCAGCATTAAGTAACTCTGGGACCCTCAGAGAACTACGCGCTACAGCTAGCAGCGGTACTACCCACGGCGGAGGGGCTTGGCGTATCGTCTCTCgaggacggctggtgcagcattcgcacagctatcggggaaaccgcaacggcgacactaggagtggaagacaCGACTGTTATGACGGGAAGTGCGAGGCAGCgctgaatgagaagaaccggacctgggcgatatacctagGCAGGTCGACAAGAGAGAACcagttctatgagaaggtaaaccagtttcgcagaggctatgtgcttcaagccgacatgtgcaacgacgcggataggaaccttctcacggatgccagcgagatGGTCAACAGGTGgaatctacaagaagggcgacaagctggagtgccaaCACCGCGATATATCGctaatcaatgccgcctacaaaatgcTCTCACAGATcttgttccgtcgtctatcacctttaaccaggaggttcgtgggccaggccagtaccaagcgggcttcatGGGAACCCGTGTCACCACgaaccagatcttctcaatccgacagatcttacagaaatgtcgcgagtacaacgtgcccaaaCATCACATCTTTATCGACTTCACGGTGGCCCATGAtgaacggatttccggataaactgactcgactgaaggccaccatggcgcaagtgatgtgctacgtgcgtgtttcgaggatactctcgagcccctttaaATCGCTCAGAGggttaagacaaggtgatggactttcttGTTTGCTACTTAACATCGCCACGAGGGGCACGAttcaaggtctgttcagcttcggggcttcgcggatgactttgacatcataacacgtaaTTTTGCGACGGCGGAGAAAACGCCCGACCGAAAGCCGAAGCCGGAGAAAAtgcatgcgagcgagaggcttcAAGGAGAataacatcagcctcccaactcaagtctctgtagacggcgatgagctcgAGGTGGTCAATACCActagcaaagagatccagagaagACACGGAGATcgagtcgagtgcgacgacgcacgaagttaacactgtacaaaaccctgatgaGACCGGTAGTCTCATCAGGGTTTTGAATCGAGACTACAACGACTTGGAGTtatcgaacggaaggtgctgtggactGTCTACGGTCGAGTACAGAcagacgacggagaatggcgacggcgcatgaaccacgcgCTGCCCAGcaaggtggtcgacaggtggaaggagtacttcgatggacacctgaatggcaatACAGTTACCAAAAGCGGAgtaggaactgacctaggagcaccagcagcagatgatCAAGTACCAGCCCCCAatattcatgaagttctttgtgagatcgggaatcAGGAGAACAACAAAGCTGCAGGCAAAGTCAGCCAATCAATGCAGTCcaccgtcgtctatcacctttaaccaggagggtGGTGgaccagtaccaagcgggcttcatgggagcccgtgccaccacggaccagatcttctcgatCCGACATATCTTATAAAAAtatcgcgagtacaacgtgctcaCACATCACGTCTTCttcgacttcacggcggcctatgataaagtcgatcgagaacagctatggcagatcacgcacgacaacggatttccggataaattGACCCTACTGATCAAGGCCTCCGttgcgcaagtgatgtgctatcGCGCACTttactgtttgctgtttaacatcgcccttgagggtgtgatccgaagggcaggcatcgacacgagaggcaccattttcacaaggtctgttcagcttatAGGCTTCgtggatgactttgacatcctAACACCTAACATTgagacggcggaggaaacttacgcccgactgaaagccgaagccggacgaatcggactgcgaataaatgcgttgaaaacaaaatacatgcgagcgagaggctccaaggagaacaacatccttccaactcaagtctctgtagacggcgatgagcttaaGGTGgttcgacgagttcgtgtatttggggtcactggtaaccgccgacaataacaccagcaaagagatccagagatgcATCCAGACTGGAAAGCGTGCCTACTTTGCactccggaagacacttcgatcgagtcaaGTGCGACGACGAACGAAGTTGacactgtacaaaaccctgataagaccggtagtgctctacggaatcgagacaacagCGCTTCTCGTGGCGGACCCCAAtgctcttggagttttcaaacggaaggtgctgcggactatttACGGTgcagtacagacggacgacggagaatggcgacggcgcatgaactaAGAGCTACTTGGAGAGAACCAAATTGCACActtggcgaaagtcaataggttgcggtaggCCGGTCACAttgtaaggatgccggacgacaaccctgtgaaatcacttctcttcttcgcagtgcacgatggctcgaccagatcgaagaagacttgcgggtgaaatgattccacggaGAAGGGATAAGTCAGGAAAATTGTTAAGTGACTAAGTGACTTAAGCACCAATATCATAGGGTAGGGAACCTATTTTTTAGTAGCCTATGTAGTCTCCTGTGTGACTAAATACTCAAAATATATAGGCCGAAAAACAAACATAAGTAGGGTATTGGCTCTATTTTCTTCAGGTTGTACCttttatcgtccggggggttaatgaagtcatacAGAACTTATATTTTGCAGAAAGGTACTCGGCATTACGAAGAatcatcatgcaagaaattaacgatCTTGGACATCATTAATCCCCTAACggtaataggtaaaacctgatgataatagagccgataccctatatcAATTTGTTCGCCATCTTTTTCTCTATCAGCATTTATTTTCAGGTTATAAAACTGCATGTTCTGTAGGGGATTTTCTTTAgcatacgattttttttttaataatttttgttgttgatattattaatTCCAAGATTTTACTTGCAAAAACTTTGCAGAGCACAAATctaaaggcccaaacacaatggatacgtttgcgttgcgttgacgtaaatttgacatcaaatgaatgggctaactgtcaaattgccgcaaacgcaaacgcagccgcaacgtctccattgtgtttaggcctttaGAATGCCTGGTCTACATCCTAATTCAGAACGAAAAATTAGCGCGCCATTTGTTTCGAAAAACATTTATGGACATTCTCCGATTTTACCAGAGATTTGACGTGGTGTGTATTCGTAATGCTCGAATAAGCTTTAAATCTTTTATAATCGCGGGGGGGGTTTCATTATTATTTACCTTTATAGGAGTAAAGTTAGCTTTTCTCGCAGCCATTCACTTGTTGAGGTGATAACCAAAATGCAAAAGTAAAGCAACATACAACGGAGATTTGTGCTATTCGGACTTCATATTTCAAAAAACGTCGAATTATATCGTACACTACTTTATTTCCTTATTTTGTGATTACATAGACATACCTGATATCGCACAATGTGCCACACAAGGAGGTACGTGGAGAACTAGAGTTTTATTATTCATTGAAAATAATTACACTATATTATTTGTTTTACAATCGAATGTAGTACTACCAGGATACATCCAAATAATGGATATCCCTACTACATAACCTACCACAAAGCATCCCCGCCACTGCTATAACTGTAAGTCCATCACTAAAACTGAGGGTTAGTACCGCCGACCGTCTCCGCAAGGTATTGAGAGGATAATGTTTGGAGCATAATGAATTATATATATGTCCTGCTTCTGGTGAGATCTGCATCGCTTTACCACTTTTTGTCCCCACACAGACGAGGGATGTTAACTGAGCTACTTCTACACTTCTTCAACAAACAGTAAAAGTTAATCTTTACATATTTATGCTTCGTTGACAGAACTGAACTAACCTTAATAGAGGATagattttatttgtatttttttctgaaaacacATTTGCAAGTGTTAAAAACTAGGATCAAAATATTACATGATTTTGTTtcataaaatcggaaaaatagcATAAGTCCTCACTTAATTGTATTGTGTTTATATGTGAAAGCAAATGTTTCTTCCTCAAACGTTCGTTCAAACATGTGTTTACCTAGCATAGGAAATGACCACGTACTCACATCATCAATCacgatgtgtgtatgtgtgtgtatattaaAAATCCCACCCCCACTTTTATCATTCACAACGAACGATATTATTCCATCTAATCATCCATGCTCTCGTTGCGGTCAGGCGAGTGGTCATTGTTTTTGGGCGACACCGAGCGGGATTTGTCGCGCTTGTCCGGGGAATGGGAACGATCACGGGATCCACGTGACCGGGAACGCGAACGAGAATGCGACCGGGATCGGGAATGGGACTTGTTATCCTTGGACTTCGACCGGCTGCGCGAACGGCGTTCAGACTTGGAACGAGATCGTGAACGGGATTCGTCGCGATCGCGCTTCGGAGACCGGGAACGGGATTTTGACTTGGAATCACGCTCGCGAGATTTGCTGTTGGAAGAGAAGCAGAGAAACGGGAAAAAATATACGTTAGCCATGTGCAACGCGTTTCTAGCTTTGATTTGGTGAATTATAACTTACTTCGAGCGGGAGCGGGACCGAGAGCGAGATTTTTCCGGGGATTTCGATCCATTCTTCGACTTGGAGCGGCTGCGAGACTTTGAACGACTGCGCGACGAGCGACGCGAGCGGGAACGAGATCTGGAGCGGCGACGAGACCGGGACCGCGAGCGACTGCTCGAAGAGCGCGATCTTCCGCGACCGTTCCGTCCGCTGCGCCCGTTGCGATCCTCCACCAACCGAATGCGTCGTCCGTTAAGCTCCGTATCGTCTAACTTTTCGATGGCGGTCTTCATGTCGGAGCTGGTAGCGAACTCAACGACTCTGCAATAACAACAATCAAAATGTGTTAAATCCTCTTCCCTTTCGTGACACACTAGGTATGAAAGCGTATAAGTGTGTAGCATGTTTTTCGACATTTTCCCGAATGTTTGTCCTAGAATCTAAATTGCTGTTTGGTCGTTTGCTTTTAGTTACTTCTTGGGAAATTTTTCTTtccaataattaaaaaaaaatcaaagaccaGATTACAAGAAGGGGTTAGTAAAAAAGAAGAGTAAAAGTGTCAAATTCATAGAATGTTGAATGCTAGATTCGAGGGCTCAAAGATAGGataaccattttgaattttagctTATCACGGTACAATCAATCGCGCGTTTGATGGAGCCAATGGTCCCAAAGTGAGCGATGAGCCAATGAAGAGCTTATGTGTAATGCTTgctgtgtatgtatgtatgcataAAATGTTGGCGGCTGTCGTTGCAACCATCTATTTCCACTTACCCAGTGTTTCCACCTTTCCCGGAGTACCTTGGGTGTGGAAAAGGTAGAAAAAGACATATTTAGTCATTTCATATAGATAAAATATTTAAGAGTTAAAGTATGCTCAACGCCTAGTAGAGCAAATGCAATATTAATTGAAAGCGACAATTCTCTGCACTGGATGTATTTATCGATCTATTTTCTTTTGCTACGCTAACAGTAGAAAATGTTACACATTtgggcatgttttttttttaactaataAATTAATTCCGGATACGGTTA
It includes:
- the LOC129733846 gene encoding EH domain-containing protein 1, which produces MFSWLKREPKAEEVVENVLGELKKIYRSKLLPLEEHYNFHDFHSPKLEDPDFDAKPMILLVGQYSTGKTTFIRYLLERDFPGIRIGPEPTTDRFIAVMYDEKEGIVPGNALVVDPKKQFRPLSKYGNAFLNRFQCSSVPSPVLRAISIVDTPGILSGEKQRVDRGYDFTGVLEWFAERVDRIILLFDAHKLDISDEFRRSIEALRGHDDKIRIVLNKADMIDHQQLMRVYGALMWSLGKVLQTPEVARVYIGSFWDQPLRYDVNRRLFEDEEQDLFRDLQSLPKNAALRKLNDLIKRARLAKVHAFIIAELRKDMPSVFGKDSKKKDLIKNLGQVYDRIQKEHQISPGDFPDLKKMQEVLANQDFSKFHSLRIPLLEVVDQMLATDIARLMSMIPQEEMTLVSEPLIKGGAFDGVEDIVSPFGYRKGEGIDAGYGEVDWICNRDRARTDPLFESLKPVNGKISGAAAKSELIKSKLPNNVLSKVWKLSDYDQDGFLDVEEFALAMHLINIKMDGNELPTTLPAHLVPPSQRGPEQE
- the LOC129722275 gene encoding serine-arginine protein 55 isoform X2, whose product is MVGSRVYVGGLPYGVRERDLERFFKGYGRTRDILIKNGYGFVEFEDYRDADDAVYELNGKELLGERVVVEPARGTARGPGGRREHDRYDRYDRRGGRYDKNSSRYGPPLRTEYRLIVENLSSRVSWQDLKDYMRQAGEVTYADAHKQRKNEGYSGKGGNTGVVEFATSSDMKTAIEKLDDTELNGRRIRLVEDRNGRSGRNGRGRSRSSSSRSRSRSRRRSRSRSRSRRSSRSRSKSRSRSKSKNGSKSPEKSRSRSRSRSNKSRERDSKSKSRSRSPKRDRDESRSRSRSKSERRSRSRSKSKDNKSHSRSRSHSRSRSRSRGSRDRSHSPDKRDKSRSVSPKNNDHSPDRNESMDD
- the LOC129722275 gene encoding serine-arginine protein 55 isoform X1; the encoded protein is MVGSRVYVGGLPYGVRERDLERFFKGYGRTRDILIKNGYGFVEFEDYRDADDAVYELNGKELLGERVVVEPARGTARGPGGRREHDRYDRYDRRGGRYDKNSSNSRNSSRYGPPLRTEYRLIVENLSSRVSWQDLKDYMRQAGEVTYADAHKQRKNEGYSGKGGNTGVVEFATSSDMKTAIEKLDDTELNGRRIRLVEDRNGRSGRNGRGRSRSSSSRSRSRSRRRSRSRSRSRRSSRSRSKSRSRSKSKNGSKSPEKSRSRSRSRSNKSRERDSKSKSRSRSPKRDRDESRSRSRSKSERRSRSRSKSKDNKSHSRSRSHSRSRSRSRGSRDRSHSPDKRDKSRSVSPKNNDHSPDRNESMDD
- the LOC129722275 gene encoding serine-arginine protein 55 isoform X4; protein product: MVGSRVYVGGLPYGVRERDLERFFKGYGRTRDILIKNGYGFVEFEDYRDADDAVYELNGKELLGERVVVEPARGTARGPGGRREHDRYDRYDRRGGRYDKNSSRYGPPLRTEYRLIVENLSSRVSWQDLKDYMRQAGEVTYADAHKQRKNEGVVEFATSSDMKTAIEKLDDTELNGRRIRLVEDRNGRSGRNGRGRSRSSSSRSRSRSRRRSRSRSRSRRSSRSRSKSRSRSKSKNGSKSPEKSRSRSRSRSNKSRERDSKSKSRSRSPKRDRDESRSRSRSKSERRSRSRSKSKDNKSHSRSRSHSRSRSRSRGSRDRSHSPDKRDKSRSVSPKNNDHSPDRNESMDD
- the LOC129722275 gene encoding serine-arginine protein 55 isoform X3, yielding MVGSRVYVGGLPYGVRERDLERFFKGYGRTRDILIKNGYGFVEFEDYRDADDAVYELNGKELLGERVVVEPARGTARGPGGRREHDRYDRYDRRGGRYDKNSSNSRNSSRYGPPLRTEYRLIVENLSSRVSWQDLKDYMRQAGEVTYADAHKQRKNEGVVEFATSSDMKTAIEKLDDTELNGRRIRLVEDRNGRSGRNGRGRSRSSSSRSRSRSRRRSRSRSRSRRSSRSRSKSRSRSKSKNGSKSPEKSRSRSRSRSNKSRERDSKSKSRSRSPKRDRDESRSRSRSKSERRSRSRSKSKDNKSHSRSRSHSRSRSRSRGSRDRSHSPDKRDKSRSVSPKNNDHSPDRNESMDD